The Corynebacterium pseudopelargi genome contains a region encoding:
- a CDS encoding tRNA adenosine deaminase-associated protein yields MKQDFAVTVTRADGAWQIKEFEDDFTTLRTSIRAVRNLRSESAAFAMLCVEDDYFVLVRPTPKGVRLLISDASAASEDDFALEVLETLGADTDDIDEDPWAEGDFDILADLGISEQVMAIICDETDWWASEQLQRLAEEMGMEDEFADALDA; encoded by the coding sequence ATGAAGCAGGATTTTGCGGTGACGGTAACGCGCGCGGATGGCGCGTGGCAGATCAAGGAATTTGAAGACGATTTCACCACCCTTCGCACCTCCATCCGGGCCGTGCGCAACCTGCGCTCCGAATCCGCAGCCTTTGCCATGCTGTGCGTGGAGGATGATTATTTTGTGCTCGTGCGCCCCACGCCGAAGGGGGTGCGTCTGCTCATTTCGGATGCCTCCGCCGCCAGCGAGGATGATTTTGCGCTCGAGGTCCTGGAGACGCTCGGGGCGGACACGGACGATATTGATGAGGATCCCTGGGCCGAGGGCGACTTCGACATTCTGGCCGATTTGGGCATAAGTGAGCAGGTCATGGCCATTATTTGCGATGAGACCGACTGGTGGGCCTCCGAGCAGTTGCAGCGCCTGGCCGAGGAAATGGGTATGGAAGACGAGTTCGCCGACGCCCTCGATGCCTAG
- a CDS encoding cation diffusion facilitator family transporter, with protein sequence MSTKTLQARVRLIVGIAIAWNVVEAAISIWAGHEASSAALIGFGLDSTVEVLSAAVVAWQFSAPDPEQREAVALKLIAGCFFLLAFYVTFEALTSQPAQHSTIGITITALSAIVMPALALWQRRTGQALGSASVIADSKQRLICAMLSVATLAGLVLNSLFGWHWADSVAALIIAAFAVREGIEALRGDPCC encoded by the coding sequence ATGAGCACCAAAACTTTGCAGGCGCGCGTGCGCCTAATCGTAGGAATCGCCATCGCCTGGAACGTGGTGGAGGCCGCCATCTCCATTTGGGCCGGCCACGAGGCCTCCTCTGCAGCACTGATCGGCTTTGGCCTGGACTCCACCGTAGAGGTGCTCTCCGCCGCGGTGGTGGCCTGGCAGTTTTCCGCCCCCGACCCAGAACAGCGCGAAGCAGTAGCCCTCAAACTCATCGCCGGCTGTTTCTTCCTCCTGGCCTTCTACGTCACCTTCGAGGCCCTCACTTCACAACCCGCCCAGCACTCCACCATCGGCATCACCATCACTGCCTTGAGCGCCATCGTGATGCCCGCCCTCGCACTGTGGCAGCGCCGCACCGGCCAAGCACTCGGCTCAGCATCGGTGATTGCCGACTCCAAACAGCGCCTCATCTGCGCCATGCTCTCCGTCGCCACCCTCGCCGGATTAGTACTGAACTCGCTTTTTGGCTGGCACTGGGCCGATTCCGTGGCCGCGCTCATCATCGCCGCATTCGCCGTGCGCGAAGGCATCGAGGCCCTAAGAGGCGACCCCTGCTGCTAA
- a CDS encoding MoaD/ThiS family protein: protein MEIHYFAAARAARGTEVEHLEFEGTLGQLLEHLAQLGTQHTDSGLSLGQVLERCTFLVDGARAEADAPLSGVQRVDILPPFAGG, encoded by the coding sequence ATGGAGATCCACTATTTTGCTGCTGCGCGAGCCGCCCGGGGCACAGAGGTCGAGCACCTCGAATTTGAGGGCACCTTGGGCCAATTACTTGAGCATCTTGCCCAATTAGGCACGCAGCACACCGATAGTGGCCTTAGCCTTGGACAGGTGCTTGAGCGCTGCACCTTCCTTGTCGACGGCGCCCGCGCCGAAGCAGACGCCCCACTCAGCGGCGTGCAGCGGGTAGATATTCTGCCTCCTTTTGCCGGGGGCTAA
- a CDS encoding molybdenum cofactor biosynthesis protein MoaE, whose product MKRSARVLVASTRAAAGTYEDTTGPELVRWLRSLGFDTPEATVVADKDVAWGVEKLLGADILITTGGTGIGPEDQTVEAAQAHIDKPMPAIMHAIWQEGLKNTPYAVLSRGVAGMAGRSFICTLPGNPNAVRDATTVLEPLLGAIIDTARGNTHQGHNDPEYVQAQTGKVIAASINDSPIDAEHARRETATPAMGAVVTFDGVVRDHDGGEAVADLTYTAHPDAENVMREVCERIAAEHPNARIYAAHRTGPLAIGDTAFLVVAAAAHRHDAFHAASALADAVKAEVPIWKEQHLRDGRTQWVGIE is encoded by the coding sequence ATGAAGCGCAGCGCGCGGGTGCTGGTGGCCTCTACAAGAGCCGCCGCCGGAACATACGAAGACACCACCGGCCCCGAACTCGTCCGGTGGCTCCGCAGCCTCGGCTTCGACACCCCTGAGGCCACCGTGGTGGCAGATAAGGATGTGGCGTGGGGCGTCGAAAAGCTCCTTGGAGCAGACATCCTCATCACCACCGGCGGCACGGGCATAGGCCCCGAAGATCAAACGGTGGAGGCGGCGCAGGCGCACATTGATAAACCCATGCCCGCGATCATGCACGCAATCTGGCAAGAAGGGCTCAAAAACACCCCATACGCAGTGCTTTCGCGCGGAGTAGCAGGCATGGCCGGACGCAGCTTCATCTGCACCCTGCCCGGCAACCCCAACGCCGTGCGCGACGCCACGACAGTGCTCGAACCACTGCTCGGCGCGATCATCGACACCGCGCGCGGCAACACCCACCAAGGCCACAACGACCCCGAATACGTCCAAGCCCAAACCGGGAAAGTGATCGCAGCCAGCATCAACGACTCCCCCATCGACGCAGAACACGCGCGGCGCGAAACCGCCACCCCAGCCATGGGCGCCGTGGTCACATTCGACGGAGTGGTGCGCGACCACGACGGCGGCGAAGCAGTAGCCGACCTCACCTACACCGCGCACCCCGACGCCGAAAACGTCATGCGCGAAGTGTGCGAACGCATCGCCGCCGAACACCCCAACGCCCGCATCTACGCCGCCCACAGAACCGGGCCGCTCGCCATCGGAGACACCGCCTTTCTCGTCGTGGCCGCCGCCGCACACCGCCACGACGCCTTCCACGCCGCCAGCGCCCTCGCCGACGCCGTAAAAGCCGAAGTGCCCATCTGGAAGGAACAACACCTGCGCGACGGCCGCACACAATGGGTAGGCATCGAGTGA
- the pdxT gene encoding pyridoxal 5'-phosphate synthase glutaminase subunit PdxT — MVIGILALQGGIEEHRAVLEQLGHDVRLVRFPADLEGLDGIIIPGGESTVIDKLARAFGLAKPLRQALLSGLPAFATCAGLIYLAAQLDNPAPGQETLGVLPIRVRRNAFGTQKDSFEQLIDAHPATFIRAPEVTDAGETEVIAQLTDGRIVGIRHGHHVAYSFHPEENGRTDLHKQWLGNLSA, encoded by the coding sequence ATGGTAATCGGCATCCTCGCACTCCAAGGCGGCATCGAAGAACACCGCGCCGTCTTGGAGCAGCTTGGCCACGATGTGCGCCTCGTGCGCTTCCCCGCAGACCTCGAAGGCCTCGACGGCATCATCATCCCCGGCGGCGAATCCACCGTCATAGACAAACTCGCCCGCGCCTTCGGCCTCGCAAAACCCCTGCGCCAAGCCCTGCTATCCGGGCTGCCCGCCTTCGCCACCTGCGCCGGCCTGATCTACCTCGCCGCGCAATTAGACAACCCCGCACCCGGCCAAGAAACGCTCGGCGTGTTGCCCATACGCGTGCGTCGAAATGCTTTCGGCACACAAAAAGACTCCTTCGAGCAGCTTATCGACGCCCACCCGGCCACCTTCATCCGCGCCCCCGAAGTCACCGACGCCGGCGAAACCGAAGTGATCGCACAACTCACAGACGGAAGAATCGTCGGCATCCGCCACGGACACCACGTGGCCTACTCCTTCCACCCCGAAGAAAACGGGCGCACCGACCTGCACAAACAATGGCTAGGGAACCTCAGCGCCTAA
- a CDS encoding prephenate dehydrogenase: protein MCHTCQVTSFRISRPICVLGLGLIGGSLLRALVDANVPTFGFNRSPSGARAAAKDGFDVSSDLQTTLTRAEKEGALIVLATPMTAVAPLLDAIAEHAPNCGFTDVVSVKGRVLDQVKERNMEERYVGGHPMAGTANSGWEASDATLFRGAPWVVTFDYAEEQQAPKSWIKLWTDVALMAQLVGAEVIPARAKVHDRAVARISHLPHILAETLAIVGDNGGALSLSLAAGSFRDGTRVAGSAPSLVRAMCETNSEALLTALDEAMVLLADARAHLAETNPNLEELIDAGYRSRIRYEARSGQPSADSVSPLQISSRPVFRLHPGAPGWLNQLKQAENIGARVEVLNIA from the coding sequence ATGTGCCACACTTGTCAGGTGACTTCCTTTCGCATTTCCCGCCCCATCTGCGTTTTAGGACTCGGCCTCATCGGAGGGTCCCTGCTCCGAGCGCTTGTCGACGCCAACGTCCCCACCTTCGGCTTCAACCGCTCGCCCTCTGGCGCCCGAGCCGCAGCGAAAGATGGCTTCGACGTAAGCTCAGACCTCCAAACCACCCTCACCCGCGCCGAAAAAGAAGGCGCCCTCATCGTGCTCGCCACCCCCATGACCGCCGTCGCACCGCTACTCGACGCAATAGCAGAACACGCCCCCAACTGCGGATTCACCGACGTAGTAAGCGTAAAAGGGCGCGTGCTTGACCAAGTCAAAGAGCGCAACATGGAAGAACGCTACGTAGGCGGACACCCCATGGCCGGCACCGCCAACAGCGGCTGGGAAGCCTCCGACGCCACCCTCTTCCGCGGCGCCCCATGGGTAGTGACCTTCGATTATGCCGAGGAACAACAGGCCCCCAAATCCTGGATCAAACTCTGGACCGACGTGGCCCTCATGGCCCAACTCGTGGGCGCCGAAGTGATCCCGGCGCGAGCCAAAGTGCACGACCGCGCCGTGGCCCGCATCTCCCACCTGCCACACATCCTCGCCGAAACCCTCGCCATCGTCGGCGACAACGGAGGCGCCCTCTCACTCTCCCTCGCCGCGGGCAGCTTCCGCGACGGCACCCGCGTCGCCGGCTCCGCCCCCTCCCTGGTGCGCGCCATGTGCGAAACCAACTCCGAAGCCCTGCTCACCGCCCTCGACGAGGCCATGGTTTTGCTTGCCGACGCCCGCGCCCACCTCGCCGAAACCAACCCCAACCTCGAAGAACTCATCGACGCCGGCTACCGCTCCCGCATCCGCTACGAAGCCCGCTCCGGCCAACCCTCCGCCGACTCGGTGAGCCCCCTGCAAATCTCATCCCGCCCCGTTTTCCGACTCCACCCCGGCGCACCCGGCTGGCTCAACCAGCTCAAACAGGCCGAAAACATCGGCGCCCGCGTCGAGGTGCTCAACATCGCCTAG
- a CDS encoding nucleoside deaminase, with translation MPSFSTPLRAQSHDLMGMALDHANTTPSSDVPVAALIFDPEGRVIGRGVNRREADQNPLAHAEMLAIQEALGHTGDGWRLSDCTMAVTLEPCTMCAGALVGARLGRLIFGAFEPKTGACGSVFDVIRDPMVMHRMEVLGGVREAECAELLESFFQRLRS, from the coding sequence ATGCCTAGCTTTTCGACGCCCCTACGCGCCCAATCCCACGACCTCATGGGCATGGCCCTCGACCACGCCAACACCACCCCCTCCTCTGATGTGCCCGTGGCGGCGCTGATTTTTGATCCTGAGGGGCGAGTCATCGGCCGCGGGGTGAATCGCCGCGAAGCCGACCAAAACCCCCTGGCCCACGCAGAAATGCTCGCAATCCAAGAGGCCCTCGGACACACCGGCGACGGTTGGCGACTCAGCGACTGCACCATGGCCGTGACCTTGGAGCCCTGCACCATGTGCGCCGGGGCTTTGGTGGGGGCGCGTTTAGGCCGTCTCATTTTCGGTGCATTTGAACCTAAGACGGGTGCGTGTGGTTCCGTTTTCGACGTAATCCGCGACCCCATGGTGATGCACCGCATGGAGGTGCTTGGCGGCGTGCGCGAAGCTGAGTGCGCGGAGCTTCTCGAGTCCTTCTTCCAGCGCCTGCGCAGCTAA
- a CDS encoding thiamine pyrophosphate-dependent enzyme translates to MSQSFAEQLVQHLEALGVRRVYGLVGDSLNPITDAISHSSIEWVHVHHEEAAAFAAGAESLLTGELAVCAGSCGPGNTHLLQGLYDSHRNRAKVLALASHIPTPNIGSEYHQETHPTKVFEDASAYCEMVHNPAQGAQALHHAIQSTLLGNGVSVLVLPGDVSKLDAVKHSSLDGHYSDIAPTVVPPKPQVDALVKAINEADSVAFFAGYGAVPAREELLELAQKIKAPIGHALRGKMGLQPDNPFDVGMTGLLGYGACHEAIHEADLAILVGTDFPYRDFLPEQVAQIDVDGTRLGRRTSTKYPVHGDAKVTLRQLIDAVDTKEDDSFLRKMLKVHEKKKEHVVDAYARSDHNQVPLHPEFVAATLDKEADPNAIVTVDTGMCTVWGARYMNNPGDRQLLASFRHGTMANALPQAIGAQLAHPERQVVAMCGDGGLAMLLGELITVRLHELPLKMVVFNNSALGMVKLEMMVEGLPTFGTDNGSVNYAAIAEGVGIKSIRVTEPEQLRPALQEAMQHDGPVLVDAVTNPDSLSVPPDITAEMIAGFAKSSARTAIQGGFRELIDLAKSNIGNMPR, encoded by the coding sequence ATGTCGCAAAGTTTTGCTGAGCAGTTAGTACAACACCTCGAGGCGCTTGGAGTGCGCCGCGTGTATGGGTTGGTTGGAGATTCGCTTAATCCCATTACCGATGCCATCTCCCACTCCAGCATTGAGTGGGTGCACGTTCACCACGAAGAGGCCGCCGCCTTCGCAGCAGGCGCAGAAAGCCTGCTCACCGGCGAGCTCGCAGTGTGCGCCGGCTCCTGTGGCCCTGGCAATACGCACCTTTTGCAAGGCCTCTACGATTCGCACCGCAACCGCGCCAAGGTGCTGGCGCTTGCAAGCCACATTCCTACCCCAAATATCGGTAGTGAGTATCACCAGGAAACCCACCCCACCAAGGTGTTTGAAGATGCCTCCGCCTACTGCGAGATGGTGCACAATCCCGCCCAGGGCGCCCAGGCCCTGCACCACGCCATTCAGTCCACCCTCTTGGGCAATGGCGTTTCGGTGCTGGTGCTACCTGGCGATGTATCAAAGCTCGATGCCGTCAAGCACTCCTCTTTAGATGGGCACTATTCAGATATTGCACCCACCGTTGTGCCGCCCAAGCCGCAGGTTGATGCCTTGGTCAAGGCCATCAACGAGGCCGATTCTGTGGCCTTCTTTGCAGGCTATGGCGCAGTACCTGCGCGCGAGGAACTGCTTGAGCTTGCCCAAAAGATTAAGGCCCCCATCGGCCATGCACTGCGCGGGAAGATGGGCCTGCAGCCAGATAACCCCTTTGATGTGGGCATGACGGGCTTGCTTGGCTACGGCGCTTGCCATGAGGCCATCCACGAGGCGGACTTAGCAATTTTGGTGGGAACGGACTTCCCCTACCGCGATTTCTTGCCCGAGCAGGTGGCGCAGATCGACGTCGATGGCACCCGCCTTGGGCGTCGCACCTCCACCAAGTACCCGGTGCACGGCGACGCGAAGGTGACGCTGCGACAGCTCATCGACGCAGTAGATACCAAGGAAGACGACTCCTTCTTGCGCAAGATGCTCAAGGTACACGAGAAGAAGAAGGAGCACGTGGTCGATGCCTATGCCCGCAGCGATCACAACCAGGTGCCCTTGCACCCCGAGTTCGTGGCGGCCACCTTGGATAAGGAGGCAGATCCGAATGCCATCGTCACGGTGGATACGGGCATGTGCACGGTGTGGGGCGCTCGGTATATGAATAACCCCGGCGATCGTCAGCTTTTGGCCTCCTTCCGCCACGGCACCATGGCCAATGCTTTGCCGCAGGCCATCGGCGCGCAGTTGGCGCATCCCGAACGCCAGGTGGTGGCCATGTGCGGTGATGGTGGTTTGGCCATGCTGCTTGGCGAGCTCATCACCGTTCGCCTCCACGAGCTGCCCTTGAAGATGGTGGTGTTTAATAATTCCGCGCTGGGCATGGTCAAGCTCGAAATGATGGTGGAGGGCCTGCCCACCTTCGGCACCGATAATGGCTCGGTAAATTATGCCGCCATCGCCGAGGGCGTGGGCATCAAGTCGATCCGCGTGACTGAGCCCGAGCAGCTTCGCCCGGCCTTGCAGGAGGCCATGCAGCATGATGGCCCAGTGCTTGTCGACGCAGTAACGAACCCAGACTCCCTCTCAGTCCCACCAGACATCACGGCTGAAATGATCGCGGGCTTTGCCAAGTCTTCTGCCCGCACCGCGATCCAGGGCGGATTCCGTGAGCTTATCGACCTAGCCAAGAGCAATATCGGCAACATGCCCCGCTAG
- the hisC gene encoding histidinol-phosphate transaminase, which translates to MANFADSTARFRIRGDLGGIPKYLPGKSSPDAIKLSSNEVAHAPLPGVAEAMAKATAQANRYPDIVNVELRKKLAEHLGLDWEQVAVGVGSSALCQQLVQISAGPGDEVIYPWRSFEAYPIFVQVTGATAVPVPLTASGHNDLEAMADAITDRTKLIFVCNPNNPTGTTVSKADFDRFLERVPKDVIIALDEAYTEYLRVEDTPHAPELLHDHPNLIGLRTFSKAYGLAGVRVGYAFGDEEIIDALNRVALPFGVNVAAQSGAIASLEANEELLERTEEVARNRDIVSERLGLPRSQANFVWIDTDQGEAIAEQLLAHGVIVRAFPEGVRITVTSDEETQRLLEAWEQVQI; encoded by the coding sequence ATGGCCAATTTTGCAGATTCCACTGCCCGCTTCCGTATCCGCGGAGATCTCGGCGGTATTCCCAAATACCTGCCGGGCAAAAGCTCACCGGATGCCATCAAATTATCTTCCAATGAAGTAGCGCACGCCCCACTCCCGGGCGTTGCTGAGGCCATGGCCAAAGCCACCGCTCAGGCCAATCGCTACCCGGACATTGTGAACGTGGAACTGCGTAAGAAATTAGCCGAGCACCTCGGGCTCGACTGGGAGCAGGTGGCCGTGGGTGTTGGGTCTTCTGCCCTGTGCCAGCAATTGGTGCAAATTAGCGCAGGACCGGGTGATGAAGTGATCTACCCCTGGCGTTCCTTCGAGGCCTATCCCATCTTTGTGCAGGTCACCGGCGCTACCGCGGTTCCGGTGCCGCTTACTGCAAGCGGGCACAATGATTTAGAGGCCATGGCCGATGCCATCACCGATCGCACCAAGCTGATTTTTGTGTGCAACCCCAATAACCCCACCGGCACCACGGTAAGCAAGGCCGATTTTGATCGCTTCTTAGAACGCGTGCCCAAGGACGTCATCATTGCCCTCGACGAGGCCTACACCGAGTACCTGCGCGTAGAAGACACCCCTCATGCACCCGAGCTTCTCCACGATCACCCCAACCTCATCGGACTTCGCACCTTTTCTAAGGCCTATGGCCTTGCAGGCGTGCGCGTGGGCTATGCCTTTGGCGATGAAGAAATCATCGACGCACTCAACCGCGTCGCCTTGCCCTTTGGCGTGAATGTCGCCGCCCAGTCCGGCGCCATTGCCTCCCTGGAGGCCAATGAGGAGCTGCTGGAACGCACCGAAGAGGTAGCGCGCAATCGCGATATTGTTTCCGAGCGCCTTGGCCTGCCGCGCTCCCAAGCGAACTTCGTGTGGATCGACACTGATCAAGGCGAAGCCATTGCCGAGCAGCTTCTTGCCCACGGCGTGATTGTGCGAGCCTTCCCAGAAGGCGTGCGCATCACCGTGACCAGCGATGAAGAAACCCAGCGCCTGCTTGAGGCCTGGGAGCAGGTGCAGATTTAG
- the pdxS gene encoding pyridoxal 5'-phosphate synthase lyase subunit PdxS: MNPMAFEHQENETRRGTTRVKRGLADMLKGGVIMDVVTPEQARIAEDAGASAVMALERVPADIRAQGGVARMSDPDLIEGIVDAVSIPVMAKARIGHFVEAQVLEALNVDFIDESEVLSPADYTHHINKWDFDVPFVCGATNLGEALRRITEGAAMIRSKGEAGTGDVSEAVRHLRTIKGEIARLQRLDRDELYVAAKELQAPYDLVAEVAETGKLPVVLFVAGGVATPADAALVRQMGAEGVFVGSGIFKSDNPAKRAEAIVKAATAYDDAKLIADVSRNLGEAMVGINVADVPAPHRLAERGW, encoded by the coding sequence ATGAACCCCATGGCTTTTGAACACCAAGAAAACGAAACTCGCCGCGGCACCACCCGAGTCAAGCGCGGTCTGGCAGACATGCTCAAAGGCGGCGTCATCATGGACGTCGTCACCCCCGAGCAAGCACGCATCGCCGAAGACGCCGGCGCCTCCGCCGTGATGGCCTTAGAACGCGTACCCGCCGATATCCGCGCCCAAGGCGGCGTGGCCCGCATGAGCGACCCAGACCTGATCGAAGGCATCGTCGACGCCGTCTCCATCCCAGTGATGGCCAAAGCCCGCATCGGCCACTTCGTAGAAGCACAGGTGCTCGAAGCCCTCAACGTGGACTTCATCGACGAATCCGAGGTGCTCAGCCCCGCCGACTACACCCACCACATCAACAAATGGGACTTCGACGTCCCCTTCGTCTGCGGCGCCACCAACCTTGGCGAGGCCCTACGCCGAATCACCGAAGGCGCCGCCATGATCCGCTCCAAAGGTGAAGCCGGCACCGGCGACGTATCCGAAGCAGTGCGCCACCTGCGCACCATCAAAGGCGAAATCGCCCGCCTCCAGCGCCTCGACCGCGACGAGCTCTATGTGGCCGCCAAAGAACTCCAAGCCCCATACGACCTGGTAGCCGAGGTCGCCGAAACCGGCAAGCTGCCCGTGGTGCTCTTCGTCGCCGGCGGTGTGGCTACCCCAGCCGATGCCGCACTCGTGCGCCAGATGGGCGCCGAAGGCGTATTCGTGGGCTCCGGCATTTTCAAGTCCGATAACCCCGCCAAGCGCGCCGAAGCAATCGTCAAAGCCGCCACCGCCTACGACGATGCCAAGCTCATCGCCGACGTTTCCCGCAACCTAGGCGAGGCCATGGTCGGCATCAACGTCGCCGACGTCCCCGCACCACACCGCCTTGCGGAGCGCGGATGGTAA
- a CDS encoding type IV toxin-antitoxin system AbiEi family antitoxin domain-containing protein: protein MKLLHINTLRHQGISRRTLSTLLKNGELVRVFRGHYSRGRPSIETLIQWLQQHKPFAVLTGTTAQEHHEQRPLSLPLHIEVPRGKALINNEYFRMRHSRNLPNKSTNNAPFASALETARVLKTAFTTTERRDFLARAYPGPEGLQNCLHDSTHTPRLGPQLKQDLKRAPIGCDSNTERRFFATLANMGLTMRHNKPIGPYRFDAVCEKAKLIIEIDGYSYHNSEEQFIIDRWKSNAAQLHGYTILRYSAACIDTQFDTCIDQVMRATQPNLPAHEHATPETTGAWRWHSKLQQLRWQTPRPRT, encoded by the coding sequence GTGAAGCTTCTACACATCAACACACTCAGACACCAAGGCATCAGCCGCCGAACCCTGAGCACCCTACTCAAAAACGGCGAACTCGTGCGCGTATTCCGCGGCCACTACAGCCGCGGGCGCCCGAGCATCGAAACGCTGATCCAATGGCTCCAACAACACAAACCCTTCGCCGTACTCACAGGCACCACCGCCCAAGAACACCACGAACAACGCCCCCTCAGCCTCCCACTCCACATCGAAGTCCCACGCGGAAAAGCGCTGATCAACAACGAATACTTCCGCATGAGGCACAGCCGCAACCTCCCAAACAAGAGCACCAACAACGCCCCCTTCGCCAGCGCCCTTGAAACCGCCCGCGTACTCAAAACAGCCTTCACCACCACCGAACGCCGCGACTTCCTCGCCCGCGCCTACCCCGGGCCAGAAGGCCTCCAAAACTGCCTTCACGACTCCACCCACACCCCACGCCTAGGCCCACAACTCAAACAAGACCTCAAACGCGCCCCCATCGGCTGCGACTCCAACACCGAACGCCGCTTCTTCGCCACCCTGGCCAACATGGGCCTCACCATGCGCCACAACAAACCCATAGGCCCATACCGCTTCGACGCCGTCTGCGAAAAAGCCAAGCTCATCATCGAAATCGACGGCTACAGCTACCACAACAGCGAAGAACAATTCATCATCGACCGCTGGAAATCCAACGCCGCCCAACTCCACGGCTACACAATCCTGCGCTACTCCGCAGCCTGCATCGACACCCAATTCGACACCTGCATCGACCAAGTCATGCGCGCCACCCAACCCAACCTGCCCGCCCACGAACACGCCACCCCCGAAACCACCGGAGCCTGGCGATGGCACAGCAAACTCCAACAACTCCGATGGCAAACCCCGCGCCCTAGAACCTAG
- a CDS encoding PLP-dependent aminotransferase family protein, with protein MRSEIAAELNLCIQKDAAQPIPVQLTAEIRELVAKGKLAPGDPIPSTRALSTQLGVARGTIVAAYEQLQGEGYLISERGSGTRINPHLRPVQPTPPPSKKPKAHKSLMPLSPGAPDTSALVDPTWRAAWREAAAQTRALPTAGAYELREEISHHLRHMRGLVAEPERIIIASGAREGLMVLLHALGPQLEVGVESPGYPSLRKIPGLLGHRLQEVSTDEHGIRTDQLGHMDALIVTPSHQYPTGGSLPAQRRTALAEWACRRNTLLIEDDYDSELRYAGQPLPALAALAPNNTALLGTFSTLISPSIACGYIVMPPDLVEAGLRVRELLSQPAGTITQIALARYMASGALRRRTQRLRRLYAKRRDIVTEELSGLAHATLRPIHGGLHAVVLCERDAHEVVRACAAQGLGVTALSEHWGGSGVSDNGVVIGFGAHSDEDLRRALRILAGELRKTPA; from the coding sequence GTGCGTTCTGAAATCGCCGCGGAATTAAACCTTTGCATACAAAAAGATGCAGCACAGCCCATTCCCGTGCAGCTCACAGCCGAAATCCGCGAGCTGGTAGCAAAGGGCAAACTCGCCCCCGGCGACCCAATCCCCTCCACCCGCGCGCTTTCCACACAATTGGGGGTAGCTCGCGGCACCATCGTGGCCGCCTATGAGCAACTCCAGGGCGAGGGCTACCTCATCTCCGAGCGCGGATCGGGCACGCGCATTAACCCCCATCTGCGCCCCGTTCAACCCACACCACCCCCGAGCAAAAAGCCCAAGGCCCATAAAAGCCTCATGCCCCTTTCCCCCGGCGCGCCCGATACCAGCGCCCTGGTGGATCCGACGTGGCGTGCCGCCTGGCGCGAAGCCGCTGCTCAGACCCGCGCCTTGCCCACTGCGGGCGCCTATGAGCTGCGCGAGGAGATCAGCCATCATTTGCGCCACATGCGCGGGCTGGTGGCCGAGCCTGAGCGGATCATTATTGCCTCTGGCGCCCGCGAGGGGCTGATGGTGTTGTTGCATGCGCTTGGCCCCCAACTGGAGGTTGGGGTGGAATCGCCTGGTTATCCCAGTTTGCGCAAGATTCCTGGCCTGCTGGGCCATCGTTTGCAGGAGGTGAGCACCGATGAGCACGGCATCCGCACTGATCAGCTCGGCCACATGGACGCGCTGATCGTCACCCCCAGCCACCAATACCCCACCGGCGGTTCCCTGCCTGCGCAAAGGAGGACGGCTCTGGCCGAGTGGGCTTGTCGACGCAACACGTTGCTCATCGAAGACGACTACGATTCCGAGCTGCGCTACGCAGGCCAACCGCTGCCCGCCTTAGCTGCCCTCGCGCCCAATAACACTGCCCTTTTGGGCACTTTTTCTACGCTGATCAGCCCCTCTATTGCCTGCGGCTATATTGTGATGCCCCCGGATTTGGTGGAGGCGGGGTTACGGGTGCGCGAGCTTCTAAGCCAACCGGCGGGCACCATTACCCAGATTGCCTTGGCTCGCTATATGGCAAGCGGGGCGCTTCGACGCAGGACTCAGCGTTTGCGCAGGTTATATGCCAAGCGTCGCGATATCGTCACTGAGGAGCTCAGTGGTTTGGCGCACGCCACGCTGCGGCCTATTCATGGCGGCTTGCATGCTGTGGTGTTGTGCGAGCGTGATGCTCATGAGGTGGTGCGTGCCTGCGCTGCCCAAGGTCTTGGGGTGACGGCACTCAGCGAACACTGGGGTGGTTCGGGCGTGAGCGACAACGGGGTGGTGATTGGCTTCGGGGCGCATAGCGATGAGGATCTCAGGCGCGCGCTTCGTATCCTTGCCGGAGAATTGAGAAAAACCCCGGCCTAG